CGCCGCGCCCAGCCCGATCATGATGCCGCGCAGCACAATCACGCCCAGAATGCCCCAGAACAGCACGCGGTGCTGCAGGTGCCGGGGAATGGCCAGCGCGGCGAAAATCACGCTGATTACAAACACGTTGTCCAGCGCCAGGGCCTTTTCCACGGCAAAGCCGGTCAGGTAGGCCATGCCGCTCTGGGCGCCCAGCGTTACCCAGACCCAGGCGCCGAACGCCAGCGCGATGGCAATGTAGAACGCACTCAGCTTCAGGCTGCTGCTCACGCCGATCACCTGAGCTTCCTCGCCCTGGGTACTGGCCCTGGCCGCGCGCCGGCGGCTGAGCACCCCCAGGTCAAAGGCCAGCAGGGCGGTGACCAGGGTCATGAACAGCAGCCACATCCAGGCCGGCTTGCCCATCCAGAGCACCGACAGCGCCGACGACAGACCAGTAAACATCGCTTCCACAGGGAGCCTCCAGTGGACGCGGCCAGCCGGGCCACCGCCAACGAAAAACGCCGGCAGGGGCGCGGACTGCGCCGCGTTCCTGCCGGGTCTGGCCTTTTGTGCGCGCAACCGGGTGACCTTTGGTCACCGGATTGACGATCACGCGCTCCCTGAAGCTCAGGGCGGCGTACTCCCCCGGAATGACCCCCAGTCTGCCGACTTGGGGCCCGCGCGATTGTAAGAAGAACACGAAAAAGGCTGGGGGAGATCCCCCCCCAGCCTTCATGTAGCGCGGCCCCAGCGGCCCCTCACTCAGGGCGTTTTCAGGGCGTAGCCGATCCCGCGCACGGTGCGGATGATGCCGTAGCCGTCCAGATCGCGCAGCTTGGCGCGCATGTTGGCCATATGCACGTCCACCACATTCGAGTTGCTGGGCAGTTCGCCGTTCCAGACCTCGCGCTCGATTTCCTGGCGGGAATACACGCGCCCCGGCTGCCGGGCCAGGAAGGTCAGCAGATCAAATTCCTTGGGCGAGAGGCGCACCTCGTGGCCGTTGTAGTGGCACAGGCGCTTTTGCGGGTGAATCTCCAGCGGTCCAATGGAAATCACCTCGCCGTGCTGCTGGTGGCGCAACTGCACCTTGACGCGCGCCACAAGTTCCTCGGGGTGAAAGGGCTTGGTCATGTAGTCGTCGGCGCCGGCTTCCAGCAGGTTGACCTTGCGGTCCACCGCGTCCATGGCGGTCAGGATGATGATGGGCACGCTGCTGGTCTTGCGCAGCCGCCGGGCAATCTCGGCGCCGTCAAAGTCGGGCAGACCCAGATCCAGAATCACGAGGTCAGGGC
This genomic window from Deinococcus arcticus contains:
- a CDS encoding response regulator transcription factor; translated protein: MEQRILLIEDNPDITRVVQYELEQAGYKVLAAPDGVTGLTSARESSPDLVILDLGLPDFDGAEIARRLRKTSSVPIIILTAMDAVDRKVNLLEAGADDYMTKPFHPEELVARVKVQLRHQQHGEVISIGPLEIHPQKRLCHYNGHEVRLSPKEFDLLTFLARQPGRVYSRQEIEREVWNGELPSNSNVVDVHMANMRAKLRDLDGYGIIRTVRGIGYALKTP